AGCCAGCTCGACGAGCAACACGGCGCGGCGAAGAAGGAGAAGGAGCGTCTCGTCGCCGAGGCCGAGAAGCTCGCCACCTCGAACGACTGGGGGCCCACGGCGTCGACGTTCAAGCGCCTCATGAGCGAGTGGCGTCAGGCCGGGCGCGCGTCGCGTTCCGACGACGACGCGCTGTGGCAGCGCTTCAAGAAGGCGCAGGATGCGTTCTTCGCGGCGAAGGATGAGGTCGTCGCCGAGGAGAACAAGGTGTTCGAGGCCAACGCCAAGGTCAAGGAGGAGCTGCTGGCCGAGGGCCAGAAGATCCTGCCGGTCAAGGACCTGGGTGCCGCGAAGGCCCAGCTGCGCGCGCTACAGGAGAAGTGGGACGCCGCGGGCAAGGTTCCGCGCAAGGACATGGACCGCATCGAAAAGGGTATGCGCCGCATCGAGAACGGCGTCCGTGACGCCGAGCAGGCGCAGTGGAAGAAGTCCGACCCCGAGGTGAGCGCGCGCGCCAACTCGATGGTCACCCAGCTCGAGAACGCCGTCGCGTCGCTGCGCAGTGACGTCGAGGCCGCCGAGGCCGCGGGCAACTCGAACAAGGCCGCGAAGCTGCGTCAGGAGCTCGAGGCGAAGCAGTCGTGGCTCGAGCAGGTGCGCTCGACCGCCAACGAGCTGGAGGGCTGAGAGGCATCATGAGTTTCGGATCCGGACGTTTCACGACGGATTCGGCCGCCGAAGGGTTGGTCGCGTACCTGCGCACCAGCCCTTCGCCGTTCCACGCGGTCGCATCCTCTCTGTCGATGCTCGTCGAGGCGGGCTTCACGCCCCTCGACGAGCGTGACGCCTGGGCGAGCGAGCCGGGACGTTACGTCACGACGCGCGGCGGGTCGCTCGTCGCGTGGTCGACGGAGCGCGTGCTCACTCGGCCGTTCGACGGCTCTGGTGGTGGCGCTGATGACGGTGACGCCGGCGGCGAGCGCGGCGCGGTCGCGTTCCGAGTCGTCGGTGCACACACCGACTCCCCCAACCTGCGCATCAAACCTCGCCCCGACCACGAGCGCGTCGGCTGGCAGCTGCTCGGCGTCGAACCGTACGGCGGCCTGCTGCTCAACTCGTGGCTCGATCGCGACCTCGGGCTGTCGGGGCGCGTCGCGGTACGCGAGGCCGACGGTAGCGTCGGTGAACGGCTGTTCGCCGTCGACGAGCCGCTGCTGCGCGTCTCGCAGCTCGCGATCCACCTCGACCGCTCGACCAACGACGCTCTGACGCTCAACAAGCAGCTGCACATGGAACCGTCGTGGGCGCTGTCGCAGGCACCACTGTTCGTCGAGTGGCTCGCCGAGCAGGTTCGCGTCGAACCGGTCGACGTGCTGAGCTGGGACGCGATGACGCACGACGTGCAGCCGGCCGCGCGCACCGGGTTGCACCGCGAGTTCGTCGCGGGCGCCCGGATGGACAACCTCGCGACGAGCTACGCCGCGACGCAGGCACTCATCGACGCCGTCGAGCGCCCGGCACCCGAAGGTGAGGTGCCGCTCGTGCCGCTCATCGCGCTGTTCGACCACGAGGAGATCGGCTCGATGTCGGAGCGCGGCGCGTTCTCGAACCTGCTGCCGACGATCTTCGAACGCATCATCTCGACGCTTGGCGGCGGGCGTGACGACGTGCACCGCGCGATGGCGCACACCGTCATCGCCTCGGGCGACATGGCGCACGCGACGCACCCGAACTACGCCGATCGTCACGAACCTGCGCACCACATCGCGATGAACGGCGGGCCGGTGCTGAAGATCAACACGAACCTGCGCTACGCGACGGATTCGGTCGGCGCCGCCCACTTCGCCGCCGCGTGTCGGGAGGCGGGCGTGCCGATGCAGGAGTTCGTCGTGCGCTCTGACCTGCCGTGCGGCTCGACCGTCGGGCCGATGACGGCGGCGCTCACCGGCGCGACGACCGTCGACTTCGGCGCCCCGACTCTGTCGATGCACTCGGCGCGCGAACTCGTCGGCGCCGCCGACCAGGCGATGTACGGCGCGGCCCTCGGAGCGTTCCTCGCTCCGGGGCGTGACTGACGGGTCGGCGCCTGGCGCGCACGGCCGCTGAGGTTGCACAAAGGTCCCCAGCTCGAGCCACATCGCCCGAGAACGCGTCAGCCGTGACTCGTTCTCGGGCGATGTTCGTGCGGTGACGCCGTACACCGCCGTGAGATCAACCCTGGGCGGCGTGCTCGTTCAGCCCGGCGAAGATGCCGCACAAGCGCGCGGCGCGCTCGCTCGTGAAGACGTCCTCGAGCCGGATCGGCTCGCCGTCGGGGCCGGACAGCGGTACACGCCAGTTCGGGTACTCGTCGGCCGTGCCGGGCTGGTTCTGCACGCGCACGTCGCCGACGGCGTCGACGAGCGCGACGTTGAGCATCCGTGACGGCGTCGTGACGAGGAACGCGTGCAGTGCCTCGACGACCTGTTCGTTCGGCGCGTCGGCGTCATCGAGCAGGCCCTGAGCGACGAGAAACTCGCGCCACCGCCGGCGGTCCGCCTCGTCTCGCGCCAACTCGTCCTCGAGCGAGCCGTCGAGCAGCCCCAGCTCGTGACGCAGCCGCACGTGCGCGGCGTCGAGATAGCCGGCCGTCGGCGGCAGGTCATGCGTCGTCACCGACGCGAGGCACTTCTCGCGCCAATCCTCGGGTGGCAGCGGACGCTGCGCATCCCAGTCCTGTTCGAACCACAGGATCGACGTGCCGTACACGCCGCGCTCGGCGAGGAACGTCTGCACCCACGCCTCGAGCGTGCCGAGATCCTCCCCGACGACGAGCGCACCCGCGCGCTGCGCCTCGAGGACGAGGATGCCGATCATCGCCTCGTGGTCGTACGTCACGTACGTGCCGTCCTTCGGCGTCATGCTCTCCGGCACCCACCACAGGCGGAACAGCCCGAGAATGTGGTCGATGCGCACCCCACCGGCGTGGCGCAGGACGGTGCCGACGATCTCGCGGAAAGGCGCGTAAGCCGTCTTGGCGAGATGATCCGGGCGCAGCGGTGGCTGCCCCCAGTCCTGCCCGAGCTGGGTGAACTGATCAGGCGGAGCGCCGACGTGGATGCCCGCCGCGAACGCGTCCTGCAGGGCCCAGGCGTCCGCGCCCGCGGGGTTGACGCCGACGGCGAGGTCGTGGACGACGCCGAGCGCCATGCCCGCGGCGACGGCGTCCGACTGCACGCCGCGCAGCTGCTCGTCGAGGCACCACTGCAACCAGCGGTGGAAGTCGACCTCGTCGGTGTGCTCGGAGCCGAACCGCGAGACGGCGGGCGCCGTCGCGTCCTGATAATCGTGCGGCCAGGTTCGCCAGTCGGGCCCGAAGGTGCGGCACAGCACGCACCATGTCGCGAAACGGGTGAGCTGCTCGCCGCCGGCGCGGCAGTAGGCGTCGAACGCGGCCTGACGCCCCGGCGTGCGCCCGATCTGCCACAGGACTCGCAACGCCTGCTCCTTCGCCCCCCACGCAGCGTCGCGGTCGATGCGGTCGACGTCGTCGAGGCGCGCGTGGACATCGCGCGCCAGGTCGTCGATGCCCCCGCGGATGTCGGCGGACGCGCTCGCGTACTCCTCGACGTGCTCGACCCGCAGGTAGAGCGGGTTGACGAACCGGCGCGACGTCGGCAGGTACGGCGACGGCTCCATCGGCGCGCTCGGTTGTGCCGCGTGCAGCGGATTGACGAGGACGTAGTCGGCGCCGTGCTCGGCCGCCGACCACACGGCGAGGTCGCGCAGATCGACGAGGTCGCCCACGCCCCATGACCCCTGCGAACGCACCGAATACAGTTGCGTCGCCAGGCCCCACACGCGCTTGTCGCGCATCGTCGCCGGCACCTCGAGCACCCGCGGGGTGACGATGAGGCTTGTGCGCGCACCCGCGGCCCTCATGTCGTGCCCGTCGCCGGCCTCGGTGGACGGGCGATCCTCGCCGTCGACGCGCGTGTCGTCACTGTCGCCGTCGCCCGCAGCAAGGCCAACAGGCGACACGATGACGGTGTGGTACCCCAGCGGCAGGTCGCCGTCCACGCGCGCGACGTGCCGTTCGACGACGCGTCCGTCGACCTCGCGGGTCTCCTGCGCGCGCGACGACACCGTCACCGAGACATGCGTCCCGACCTCGGTGACGACGTGCACGGCCACCTGGTCGCACTCAACGACGTGCACCGGGAACTCGACATCGTCGCCCTCGCGCACGACGACGCACGGCGGCACGACGCGGCGCCACGGTGCGTCCCGACGCGTCTGCAACGCCGAGCGCACGGCGTCGGGCGTCGAAGCGTCGACGTCGAGCGCCGCCAGGACGGCGACGAGCGTGTCAGCCGCGACGTTGACGCGGGCCTTCTTCCAGTCCTCGTACTCGGTCGTGATGCCGTACGCCTCGGCGAGTTCGACGAGGTCGGGCGTGGCTGCGGAGTCGGTCACGGCGGGCGTCCGTTCGTGCGGGGGCAGGTCGCCGTCAGCCTATCGCTGGGCGCAACACACCGTCGGCACCGTCAGCGGCTGCGGTTCACTCGTCCTCGTCGGCCGCCGGCGACGCGGCGGGCTTCACCTGCTCCGGCGTCGTGCGATGGTCGGCGCGCGCGCCGGTGCCGGTGATGCGGTAGACGTCGAACACGCCACTGACCTTGCGCACCGCGCGCATGACGTGGTCGAGGTGGCTCGCATCGCCCATCTCGAACGTGAACTTGCTGATGGCGACGCGGTTGGCTTGCGTCGCCAGGTTCGCCGACAGGATGTTGACGTGCTGGTCGCTCAGCGCGCGCGTGATGTCGGAGAGCAACCCGCTGCGATCGAGCGCCTCGACCTGCAGCTGCACGAGGAAAACGCTCGCCTGTCCGGGCGCCCACGCGACGTCGATGAGCCGCTCGGGCTGGCGACGCAGGTTCTCGATGTTCGTGCAGTCCTCGCGATGCACGGACACGCCCGAGCCCGTCGTGACGAACCCGACGATGTCGTCGCCCGGCACTGGTGTGCAGCAGCGCGCGAGCTTGACCCACACGTCGTCGGTGCCGACGACGGTGACGCCCGGGTCGCCCGCACGTGAGCGCGGCGCGGTGCGCGGCGTCGTCGCCTCCGCCATGTCCTCCGTGGCTGCTTCCTCACCGCCGTGCGCCTTGACGAGGGCACGCATGACGGCTTCGGTCGAGACGTGCCCGTCACCGATCGCGGCGTACAGGGCGTCGATGTCGGCGTGGTTCATCCGCGTCGCGACCTCGGTCAACGACTCGTGCGACATGAGGCGCTGCAGGGGCAGACCCTGCTTGCGCAGTGTCTTCGCGAGGGAATCCTTGCCCTTCTCGATGGCCTCCTCGCGGCGTTCCTTCGTGAACCATTGCTTGATCTTGCTCTTGGCACGCGGCGACTTGACGAACGTCAGCCAGTCGCGACTCGGCCCGGCGCCGTCCGCCTTCGAGGTGAGCACCTCGACCGAGTCGCCCGTGACGAGCGTCGTCTCGAGTGGCGCGAGACGCCCGTTGACGCGCGCGCCGATGCAGTGGTGGCCGACCTCGGTGTGCACGGCGTACGCGAAGTCGACGGGCGTCGACCCGGACGGCAACCCGATGACGCCGCCCTTCGGCGTGAAGACGTAGATCTCGCGGCTGCCGACCTCGAAGCGCAACGACTCGAGGAACTCGCCCGGATCCTCCGTCTCGCGCTGCCACTCGAGCAGCTGACGCAGCCACGCCATGTCGTTCGTGCCCGTCGCCGGCGAGGCGCTGACCGTGCCGTCGGCGCTCGTCGCGCCCTTCTTCGCGTCGTCCTTGTACTTCCAGTGCGCGGCGACGCCGTACTCGGCGCGACGGTGCATGTCGTAGGTGCGGATCTGGATCTCGACGGGTTTGCCGCCGGGGCCGATGACCGTCGTGTGCAACGACTGGTACATGTTGAACTTCGGCATCGCGATGTAGTCCTTGAACCGCCCCTGGACGGGCGTCCACCGCGTGTGCAGCGTGCCGAGCACGGCGTAGCAGTCGCGCACCGACTCGACGAGGACGCGCACGGCGACGAGGTCGTAGATGTCCTCGAAGTCGCGGCCGCGGACGATCATCTTCTGGTACACGGAGTAGTAGTGCTTGGGCCGGCCCGTCACCTCACCGGCGATGCGCGCGGCCCTTAGATCGGCCGACACCTGCTCCTTGACGGTGCGCAGGTACGACTCGCGCGCCGGTGAGCGGTCGGCGACGAGGCGGACGATCTCGTCGTAGACCTTGGGATAGAGCGTCGCGAACGACAGATCCTCCAGCTCCCACTTGATCGTGTTCATGCCGAGCCGGTGCGCGAGCGGCGCGTAGATCTCGAGCGTCTCCGTCGCCTTGCGCTGGGCGGACTCGGCGGAGACGTACCGCCACGTGCGCGCGTTGTGCAGGCGGTCGGCGAGCTTGATGACGAGCACGCGGATGTCCTGTGCCATCGCGACGACCATCTTGCGCACCGTCTCAGCCTGCGCGGCGTCGCCGTACGTCACCTTGTCGAGCTTCGTCACACCGTCGACGAGACGCGCGATCTCGGGCCCGAAGTCGTCGGTGAGCTGCTCCAGCGAGTAGTCGGTGTCCTCGACCGTGTCGTGCAGGAGGGCCGCGGCGAGCGTCGGCGGGGTCATGCCGAGCTCGGCGAGGATGGTCGCGACGGCGAGCGGGTGGGTGATGTACGGGTCGCCGCTCTTGCGCACCTGATGACGGTGGCAGCGCTCCGCCACCTCGTAGGCGCGCTCGATCAGCGCGGTGTCGGCCTTCGGGTGCGTCTCACGCACCGTGCGCAGCAGCGGGTCGAGCACGCGGTTCAAGCCCGGACGCGGGCCCCCGAAGCGGACGAGACGGGCGCGCACGCGCGAGGTCGCGTTGGAACCGGACTGCTCAGCCATGCGCCGATCGTAGTGCCCCTGGCGTCAGTTGACGACGAGGCCCGTGTGGAGCTCCCACCGATCAAGCCGTTCGCGGCCGGGCAGGAAGGCCAGTTCGACGAGCACGTCGAGGCACGCCACACGCCCGCCGACCTTCTCGATCAGCTCGCAGGCAGCCACGGCCGTGCCCCCGGTCGCGAGCACGTCGTCGACGACGAGGACGTTCGCACCCGGCGTCACCGCGTCCGTCTGCACCTCGATCGTCGCCGAGCCGTACTCGAGGTCATAGGAGGCGGAGACGACGTCACCGGGCAGCTTGCCCTTCTTGCGGATCGGCACGAAACCGACGCCCATGCGCTGCGCCAGCGGCGCGCCGATGATGAACCCGCGCGCCTCGACGCCCGCGACGACGTCGACGCCGTCATGACGCTCGGCCAGCAGGTCGAGCACCTGCCCGAACGCCGCCGGGTCGGCGAACAGGGGCGTCAGATCCTTGAAGACGACACCGGGGCTCGGGAAGTCGGCGATATCACGCGTGTGGCGGGCGACGACGTCGGCGATGCGCTGCTCGATCATCGCGGCGGCCTCAGTCGTCACGCTTGGCAGCGGGGTGGATGCCGCGCGTGCGCGCCGTCTGCGACGCGCCACCGCCCTGGGAAGGGGCCGGCGCCGTCACGACGCCCGAGGCGGACGCCGCGGTGGCGTGCTCGTCGTCGGTCGTGGCACGCGACTGGTAGCTCTCGGCTCGACGCGCGAGCTCCTGGACGCCCTTCTCGCGGCGGCGCAGGTCCGTCAGGGCCGGCGTCGCGATGAAGATCGACGAGAAGGTGCCCACGGCGATACCGATGAACAGGGCGACGGCGATGTCGAGCAGCGTGCTCGGGCCGATGAACAGCGCGCCGACGACGAGGATGGCCGAGATCGGCAGCAACGCCACGACGGAGGTGTTGATGGAGCGCACGAGCGTCTGGTTGACCGCGTAGTTCGCGGCCTGGTCGAAGCTGCGGCGGCCGGTCGCGAACGCCTCGCTCGTGTTCTCGCGCACCTTGTCGAACACGACGACGGTGTCGTAGATCGAGTAGCCGAGGATCGTGAGGAAGCCGATCGTCGTCGCCGGCGTCACCTCGAGCCCGGTGAGGGCGTAGATGCCGACCGTGAAGAACAGGTCGTGCAGCAGGGCGATGAGCGCGGCCGCGGCCATCGTCCAGGTGCGGAAGTACAACGCGAGCAGGACGGAGACGAACGCGAGGAAGACGAACAGCGCGACGATCGCCTTGTGCGTCACCGTCTCACCCCACGAGGGGCCGATGAACGAGGACGTGACGTTGCTCGGCGACACGCCGAACTCCTTCGCGAGGGACGTCTTGACGGCGTCCGTCGCGTCGGCGGTGCCGTTGCCAAGCTTCTCGCTCTGCACGCGGATCGTGTCGGAGCCGAGCTTCGTCACGACGATGTCGGCGTTCGAGCCGGTCGCCGACTGGACGGCCTTCTCGGCGCGCGTGTCGTAGTCGTGCGTGCTCGAGACGCCGGGCACGCGCAGTTCCGAGCCACCGGTGAACTCGAGGCCGAAGTTGAGCCCCCGCCCGAACAGACCGACGGCGGCGAGCGCGAGCAGCAGCGCCGTCAGGGCGTACCAGCGCTTGCGCTTGCCGATGAAGTCGATCTGGCGGCGACCGGTGAACAGGTCGTTGCCGAATGTTGCGAGGCTGGCCATCAGGCTGTCTCCTCCTGTGCGGCGGCGCGGCGGCGGTCGGCGATCGTCACGCGACCGCGGCCCGCGTATGCGGCCTGACGGGCGCCCAGACGCGCGGGGTCGAGACCGGAGGCGGGGTGGCCGCCACCGAAGAACTTCGTGCGGGCGAGCAGGGCCAGCACCGGGTGGGTGAAGAACATGACGACGACGATGTCGATGATCGTCGTGAGACCGAGGGTGAACGCGAACGCCTTGACGGTGCTCTCTGACAGCACGTAGAGCACGGCGGCGGCGAGGAAGTTCACCGCGTCCGAGATGATGATGGTGCGCTTCGCGCGCGTCCATCCCGTCTCGACGGCGGCCCGCAATGGCCGTCCGGCGCGCACTTCGTCTCTGACGCGTTCGAAGTACACGATGAACGAGTCGGCCGTGATGCCGATGGCGACGATGAGGCCGGTGACACCCGCCATCGACAGGCGGAAGTTGTTGAGCGAGCCGAGCAGCGTGACGGCGAGGTAGGTCATCGCCGCGGCGACGAGCAGGCTCGCGACGGTGACGAGGCCGAGCGCGCGGTACTGGATGAGCGAGTACAGCACGACGAGGCCGAAGCCGATGGCTCCCGCGATGAGACCCTTCGTCAGCTGGTCGGAGCCGAGCTGGGGGCTGACCTGGTCGGAGGTGAGTTCCTTGAAGGACATCGGCAGCGCACCGAACTTCAGCGAGTCTGCGAGCAGCTTGCCGCTCGACTCGGTGAAGCCACCGGTGATCTTCGCCTGACCGTCCGTCAGCGGGGCCTGCACGGTCGGCGCCGAGATCGACTGACCGTCGACGACGATGGCGAAGCGGTTGCGGGGCTGCTCGAGCGGGGCGACGCGACGCGTCACGTTCGCCAGGGCCGTCTTGCCCGAGCCGTTGAGCGACAGGTTGACCGCGACCTCGCCGGTCTGGTTGCCCTGCTGGTTCGTGTCGAGGCCGCTGCTCGCGTCCGTCAGCTGCGAACCCTTGATCTCGACCGGGCCGAGGAGCAGCTTCTCGTTGCCCTCCTTCGCGCACATGACGGTCGGCTTGTTGTCAGGGGCGGCCGCGGCCACCTCCTGGTAGGCCGGGGTGCAGGCGTAGAGCTGCAGCAGCTGGTTGTACGTCGTCGACGGGGTCGCGATACCGGCCTTGACCCAGACCGAGTCGACCTTCTCGTTTCCCCACGCCGGGTCGCTCGCGTTGGCCGGGCCGGCGGTCTTGAATGCGGCCGGCAGTCGGTCCTTCGAACTGGACGACGGTGACGACGAGGCCGAGCTCGACGCAGAACCCGAAGCGGAGGCCGATGAAGACGGTGACGCGGACGCCGAGCCGGAGGCGCCGTTCTTGGCGGCGTTCGAGGGGTTGACGACCTCGGGCAGGCGATACGGCGAGGTACCCGTCGTGCTGCCCTGCGCGGCGGCGATGACTGCGCGGAAGTTGAGCTGCGAGCTGCGCGAGAGCGAGTCGAGCACCTGCTGGCTGGGGTTTCCGGGGATGGAGACGACGATGTCCTTCTCCCCCAGCGTCGTCACCTCCGCCTCGGACGTGCCGGTGGCGTCGACGCGGTTGCGGATGATGTCGACGGCTTGCTTGACCTGGCTCGAGTTGACGCTCTTGCCGCCTGTGACGACCGGTTCGAGGACGACGGTGCGCCCACCTTCGAGGTCGAGCCCCAGCTTCGGTGTCCAATGTCCCGTCGCAGCGATGCCACCGACGAGGACGAGGAACAGGGCGAGAAGCACGGCCAAGCCACGCTTGGGGTTGGTGTGCTTCGGCTTCTTGCGCGCCGCGGGGCGGTTCGAATCGACCGCATAACGGTTCTCGTCGGCGCGCTCGGCGCCTGCGGGCGTGCTCATCGACCCTTCTCCATCTCGTCGGGGGCTGCGGGCAGCAGGGCCCGACGATCGAACCTCACCACGGTGCCGGGGGCGATCTCGAGGTGTCCACTGACGTCGTCGAGTTCGCGCAGCGTGCCGAACAGCCCACTCGTCGTGCGCACCTCGTCACCGACGCGAAGCGCGGCCTGCGCGCGCATCGTCGCCTGGGAGCGCCGACGCTGCGTGAAGAACATCAGCGCGAGCAGGAGGAAGGGCAGCAGCACGAGCAGGATCGGGAAGCCCGAGCTTCCCGCCTGCGACTCGGCGACCAGGTACGGCATGTGGGTCCTCACGTCAGATCTCGAAGCGCCTCGCGCGCTCTCACCGGTGCGCGGTGCGCGGACTCGAGCGGTGGCCGCACCACCCTACCCGGTGAAACGTCCGCCCCCGTCGTCGGTGTCGCGCTGAAATGTCTCGGTGAAGTGCCCGTCCGGCGGGCGCAGCCCGAGGTGCGTCCACGCCCGCGGTGACGCGGCACGCCCACGCGGCGTGCGGATCATGTAGCCCTCGCGCACGAGATACGGCTCGGCCACCGTCTCGACCGTGTCGGGTTCTTCACCGACGGCGACGGCCAACGTCGACAGCCCGACCGGCCCACCCCCGAAGCGTCGGCACAGGGCTTCGAGCACCGCGCGGTCGAGGCGATCGAGGCCGTCGTCGTCGACGTCGAACAGCTCGAGCGCGGCACGCGCGGACGTCAGGTCGACGACGTGGCGCCCGTGCACCTGCGCGTAGTCACGCACCCGGCGCAGCAGCCGGTTGGCGATGCGCGGCGTGCCGCGGGAGCGGCCGGCGATCTCGGTGATGCCCTCACGTGTCGCGGGTACGCCGAGCAGGTCGGCGTTGCGGGCGAGGATGTCGGCGAGGTCGGCCGCGTCGTAGTAGTCGAGATGGCCGGTGAAGCCGAAGCGGTCGCGCAGTGGCGCCGGCAGCAGACCGGCGCGCGTCGTCGCACCGACGACGGTGAAGCGCGGCAGCTCGAGGGGGATCGCGGTGGCCCCTGGGCCCTTGCCGACGATGACGTCGACCCGGAAGTCCTCCATCGCGAGGTAGAGCATCTCCTCCGCGGGGCGGGCCATGCGGTGGATCTCGTCGAGGAAGAGCACCTCCCCCTCGTTGAGCGAGCTCAGGATGGCGGCCAGGTCACCGGCGTGCTGGATGGCAGGGCCGCTCGTGATGCGGATGGGCGCCTCGAGCTCACTCGCGACGATCATCGCGAGCGACGTCTTGCCCAGGCCGGGCGGGCCGGAGAACAGGATGTGGTCGGGCGGCGTCGCTCGGCGCCGTGCCGCCTCGATGACGAGGCTCAACTGCTCGCGCACGCGTGGCTGCCCGGGGAAATCGGCCAGCTTCTTCGGCCGCAGGGCCGCTTCGAGCTGCTGCTCGTCCTCGGTGCCGTTGGGGTCGACGAGGCGCGGCGAGACGTCGGCGCTGTGGTCCTCGAAGTGGGACGGGCTCATCGGCCCAGCTCGCGCAGCGCCAGCCGGAGCACGGTGGGCGTGTTCGCGCCCTCGGCCTCAGGACGGGCAGCCACCTTGGCGACGGCGTCCTCGGCCTGTTTGGCGCTCCAGCCGAGCCCGATGAGCGCCT
This region of Dermacoccus nishinomiyaensis genomic DNA includes:
- the malQ gene encoding 4-alpha-glucanotransferase, with product MTDSAATPDLVELAEAYGITTEYEDWKKARVNVAADTLVAVLAALDVDASTPDAVRSALQTRRDAPWRRVVPPCVVVREGDDVEFPVHVVECDQVAVHVVTEVGTHVSVTVSSRAQETREVDGRVVERHVARVDGDLPLGYHTVIVSPVGLAAGDGDSDDTRVDGEDRPSTEAGDGHDMRAAGARTSLIVTPRVLEVPATMRDKRVWGLATQLYSVRSQGSWGVGDLVDLRDLAVWSAAEHGADYVLVNPLHAAQPSAPMEPSPYLPTSRRFVNPLYLRVEHVEEYASASADIRGGIDDLARDVHARLDDVDRIDRDAAWGAKEQALRVLWQIGRTPGRQAAFDAYCRAGGEQLTRFATWCVLCRTFGPDWRTWPHDYQDATAPAVSRFGSEHTDEVDFHRWLQWCLDEQLRGVQSDAVAAGMALGVVHDLAVGVNPAGADAWALQDAFAAGIHVGAPPDQFTQLGQDWGQPPLRPDHLAKTAYAPFREIVGTVLRHAGGVRIDHILGLFRLWWVPESMTPKDGTYVTYDHEAMIGILVLEAQRAGALVVGEDLGTLEAWVQTFLAERGVYGTSILWFEQDWDAQRPLPPEDWREKCLASVTTHDLPPTAGYLDAAHVRLRHELGLLDGSLEDELARDEADRRRWREFLVAQGLLDDADAPNEQVVEALHAFLVTTPSRMLNVALVDAVGDVRVQNQPGTADEYPNWRVPLSGPDGEPIRLEDVFTSERAARLCGIFAGLNEHAAQG
- a CDS encoding adenine phosphoribosyltransferase; this encodes MIEQRIADVVARHTRDIADFPSPGVVFKDLTPLFADPAAFGQVLDLLAERHDGVDVVAGVEARGFIIGAPLAQRMGVGFVPIRKKGKLPGDVVSASYDLEYGSATIEVQTDAVTPGANVLVVDDVLATGGTAVAACELIEKVGGRVACLDVLVELAFLPGRERLDRWELHTGLVVN
- a CDS encoding RelA/SpoT family protein: MAEQSGSNATSRVRARLVRFGGPRPGLNRVLDPLLRTVRETHPKADTALIERAYEVAERCHRHQVRKSGDPYITHPLAVATILAELGMTPPTLAAALLHDTVEDTDYSLEQLTDDFGPEIARLVDGVTKLDKVTYGDAAQAETVRKMVVAMAQDIRVLVIKLADRLHNARTWRYVSAESAQRKATETLEIYAPLAHRLGMNTIKWELEDLSFATLYPKVYDEIVRLVADRSPARESYLRTVKEQVSADLRAARIAGEVTGRPKHYYSVYQKMIVRGRDFEDIYDLVAVRVLVESVRDCYAVLGTLHTRWTPVQGRFKDYIAMPKFNMYQSLHTTVIGPGGKPVEIQIRTYDMHRRAEYGVAAHWKYKDDAKKGATSADGTVSASPATGTNDMAWLRQLLEWQRETEDPGEFLESLRFEVGSREIYVFTPKGGVIGLPSGSTPVDFAYAVHTEVGHHCIGARVNGRLAPLETTLVTGDSVEVLTSKADGAGPSRDWLTFVKSPRAKSKIKQWFTKERREEAIEKGKDSLAKTLRKQGLPLQRLMSHESLTEVATRMNHADIDALYAAIGDGHVSTEAVMRALVKAHGGEEAATEDMAEATTPRTAPRSRAGDPGVTVVGTDDVWVKLARCCTPVPGDDIVGFVTTGSGVSVHREDCTNIENLRRQPERLIDVAWAPGQASVFLVQLQVEALDRSGLLSDITRALSDQHVNILSANLATQANRVAISKFTFEMGDASHLDHVMRAVRKVSGVFDVYRITGTGARADHRTTPEQVKPAASPAADEDE
- a CDS encoding M18 family aminopeptidase; its protein translation is MSFGSGRFTTDSAAEGLVAYLRTSPSPFHAVASSLSMLVEAGFTPLDERDAWASEPGRYVTTRGGSLVAWSTERVLTRPFDGSGGGADDGDAGGERGAVAFRVVGAHTDSPNLRIKPRPDHERVGWQLLGVEPYGGLLLNSWLDRDLGLSGRVAVREADGSVGERLFAVDEPLLRVSQLAIHLDRSTNDALTLNKQLHMEPSWALSQAPLFVEWLAEQVRVEPVDVLSWDAMTHDVQPAARTGLHREFVAGARMDNLATSYAATQALIDAVERPAPEGEVPLVPLIALFDHEEIGSMSERGAFSNLLPTIFERIISTLGGGRDDVHRAMAHTVIASGDMAHATHPNYADRHEPAHHIAMNGGPVLKINTNLRYATDSVGAAHFAAACREAGVPMQEFVVRSDLPCGSTVGPMTAALTGATTVDFGAPTLSMHSARELVGAADQAMYGAALGAFLAPGRD
- the secD gene encoding protein translocase subunit SecD, translating into MSTPAGAERADENRYAVDSNRPAARKKPKHTNPKRGLAVLLALFLVLVGGIAATGHWTPKLGLDLEGGRTVVLEPVVTGGKSVNSSQVKQAVDIIRNRVDATGTSEAEVTTLGEKDIVVSIPGNPSQQVLDSLSRSSQLNFRAVIAAAQGSTTGTSPYRLPEVVNPSNAAKNGASGSASASPSSSASASGSASSSASSSPSSSSKDRLPAAFKTAGPANASDPAWGNEKVDSVWVKAGIATPSTTYNQLLQLYACTPAYQEVAAAAPDNKPTVMCAKEGNEKLLLGPVEIKGSQLTDASSGLDTNQQGNQTGEVAVNLSLNGSGKTALANVTRRVAPLEQPRNRFAIVVDGQSISAPTVQAPLTDGQAKITGGFTESSGKLLADSLKFGALPMSFKELTSDQVSPQLGSDQLTKGLIAGAIGFGLVVLYSLIQYRALGLVTVASLLVAAAMTYLAVTLLGSLNNFRLSMAGVTGLIVAIGITADSFIVYFERVRDEVRAGRPLRAAVETGWTRAKRTIIISDAVNFLAAAVLYVLSESTVKAFAFTLGLTTIIDIVVVMFFTHPVLALLARTKFFGGGHPASGLDPARLGARQAAYAGRGRVTIADRRRAAAQEETA
- a CDS encoding preprotein translocase subunit YajC, coding for MPYLVAESQAGSSGFPILLVLLPFLLLALMFFTQRRRSQATMRAQAALRVGDEVRTTSGLFGTLRELDDVSGHLEIAPGTVVRFDRRALLPAAPDEMEKGR
- the secF gene encoding protein translocase subunit SecF; the encoded protein is MASLATFGNDLFTGRRQIDFIGKRKRWYALTALLLALAAVGLFGRGLNFGLEFTGGSELRVPGVSSTHDYDTRAEKAVQSATGSNADIVVTKLGSDTIRVQSEKLGNGTADATDAVKTSLAKEFGVSPSNVTSSFIGPSWGETVTHKAIVALFVFLAFVSVLLALYFRTWTMAAAALIALLHDLFFTVGIYALTGLEVTPATTIGFLTILGYSIYDTVVVFDKVRENTSEAFATGRRSFDQAANYAVNQTLVRSINTSVVALLPISAILVVGALFIGPSTLLDIAVALFIGIAVGTFSSIFIATPALTDLRRREKGVQELARRAESYQSRATTDDEHATAASASGVVTAPAPSQGGGASQTARTRGIHPAAKRDD